A single region of the Halobacterium wangiae genome encodes:
- the prf1 gene encoding peptide chain release factor aRF-1, with protein sequence MSEQEGVPSEDRRKYEFQKVIEELKDYSGSGTQLVTIYIPPDKQVSDVVAHVTQEHSEASNIKSKQTRTNVQDALTSIKDRLRYYDTFPPDNGMVIFSGAVDSGGGRTDMVTEVLESPPQPIESFRYHCDSEFLTEPLQEMLGDKGLYGLVVLDRREANVGWLKGKRIEAVKSASSLVPGKQRKGGQSAQRFARLRLEAIDNFYQEIAEMADDLFVPKRHELDGILVGGPSPTKDEFLDGDYLHHELQDLVLGKFDVSYTDESGLKELVDSAQETLAEADLMDDKADMEEFFKELNGGDLATYGFDQTRQNLIMGSVDRLLISEDLRKDVVTYECPNDHDERELINQRADTPEHECSECGQDAEVLEREDAIDHLMNIAEQRGTDTHFISTDFEKGEQLLTAFGGFAGLLRYGTGV encoded by the coding sequence ATGAGCGAGCAGGAGGGCGTACCGTCCGAGGACCGTCGGAAGTACGAGTTCCAGAAGGTGATCGAGGAGCTCAAGGACTACTCCGGGAGCGGCACGCAACTCGTCACCATCTACATCCCCCCGGACAAGCAGGTCTCGGACGTCGTCGCCCACGTCACGCAGGAGCACTCCGAGGCGTCGAACATCAAGTCGAAGCAGACCCGGACGAACGTCCAGGACGCACTCACCTCCATCAAGGACCGCCTCCGCTACTACGACACGTTCCCGCCGGACAACGGGATGGTCATCTTCTCCGGCGCCGTCGACTCCGGCGGCGGCCGCACCGACATGGTCACCGAGGTGCTGGAGTCCCCGCCCCAGCCCATCGAGTCGTTCCGCTACCACTGCGACAGCGAGTTCCTCACCGAACCGCTCCAGGAGATGCTCGGGGACAAGGGCCTGTACGGCCTCGTCGTCCTCGACCGCCGGGAGGCCAACGTCGGCTGGCTGAAGGGCAAGCGCATTGAGGCCGTCAAGTCAGCGAGCAGCCTCGTCCCCGGCAAGCAGCGGAAGGGGGGCCAGTCTGCACAGCGGTTCGCCCGTCTCCGCCTCGAGGCCATCGACAACTTCTACCAGGAGATCGCGGAGATGGCCGACGACCTCTTCGTCCCGAAGCGCCACGAACTCGACGGCATCCTCGTCGGCGGCCCCTCACCGACGAAGGACGAGTTCCTCGACGGCGACTACCTCCACCACGAACTCCAGGACCTCGTCCTCGGGAAGTTCGACGTCTCCTACACCGACGAGTCCGGCCTGAAGGAACTCGTCGACTCCGCACAGGAGACGCTCGCGGAAGCCGACCTGATGGACGACAAGGCGGACATGGAGGAGTTCTTCAAGGAGCTCAACGGCGGCGACCTCGCCACCTACGGCTTCGACCAGACCCGCCAGAACCTCATCATGGGCTCCGTCGACCGCCTGCTCATCTCCGAGGACCTCCGCAAGGACGTCGTCACCTACGAGTGTCCGAACGACCACGACGAGCGCGAACTCATCAACCAGCGCGCCGACACCCCCGAACACGAGTGCTCGGAGTGCGGCCAGGACGCCGAGGTCCTCGAACGCGAGGACGCCATCGACCACCTCATGAACATCGCCGAACAGCGCGGCACGGACACCCACTTCATCTCCACGGACTTCGAGAAGGGCGAACAGCTCCTCACCGCCTTCGGCGGGTT